Proteins found in one Hippopotamus amphibius kiboko isolate mHipAmp2 chromosome 12, mHipAmp2.hap2, whole genome shotgun sequence genomic segment:
- the LOC130833268 gene encoding signal-regulatory protein beta-2-like, protein MSVLVSPSFPCLPSLLLALLLKLTGTSGEEFQVNQPESSVSAKPGDVITLGCSIPALFPAGPVLWFKVTGLEQKLIYRFNGSQFPRVSPVVNPMANQTDYSTHISDVSPKDAGTYYCVKLRIGHPDMEYISGPGTHVSVSGATNDMFKVQQAEILQTVTTGETLTLSCSVPDSFPNGPILWFKGTGPNRELIYSFKGGLFPRVTQIGNAAKAGNADFSIRISEISLADAGTYFCVTFKEGKPDIEYQSGRGTQVVVTGTSNNFAPDTSDRHLLTARGTKLRKSLL, encoded by the exons ATGTCTGTCCTTGTTTCCCCATCCTTCCCATGTCTGCCATCCCTGCTGCTGGCTCTGCTGCTGAAACTCACAG GAACCTCAGGTGAAGAGTTCCAGGTGAACCAGCCTGAGAGTTCAGTGTCAGCCAAGCCTGGAGATGTCATAACCTTGGGCTGCAGCATTCCTGCTCTGTTCCCAGCAGGGCCTGTCTTGTGGTTCAAGGTCACCGGGCTTGAACaaaaattaatctacagatttaatggaaGCCAATTTCCCCGAGTATCCCCAGTGGTAAACCCAATGGCCAATCAAACAGACTATTCCACCCACATCAGTGATGTGTCGCCTAAGGACGCTGGCACCTATTACTGTGTGAAGTTAAGAATAGGGCATCCTGACATGGAGTATATATCTGGTCCAGGCACCCATGTATCTGTGAGTG GAGCCACAAATGACATGTTCAAGGTGCAACAAGCTGAGATATTACAGACTGTAACAACTGGGGAAACACTCACCTTGAGTTGCAGTGTACCAGATTCATTTCCAAATGGACCCATCTTATGGTTCAAGGGGACTGGACCAAATCGTGAATTAATCTACAGTTTCAAAGGTGGCCTCTTTCCCAGAGTAACACAGATTGGAAATGCGGCCAAAGCTGGCAATGCAGACTTTTCCATCCGCATCAGTGAAATCTCTCTTGCAGATGCCGGCACCTACTTCTGTGTGACGTTCAAGGAGGGAAAACCTGATATAGAGTACCAGTCAGGTCGGGGCACCCAGGTGGTTGTGACAG GAACAAGCAATAATTTTGCCCCAGATACTTCAGACAGACATCTTTTGACCGCGAGGGGAACCAAGTTGAGGAAAAGTCTGCTCTAG